The genomic DNA GCATAAGTCAAAATCAGGCTGTAGCCAGCTTTTGCCAAACATTCGGCAACCGCTCTGCCTATCCCCTTCGTCCCTCCGGTAATCAATACCCTTTTTTCCATCATCACCCTTATTCTTTTTCACCGAAGCCTTTAACAGATTCAGGTTTGGATTGCCGTTGAGACTTCAAATTCGCTTCATATGAATCATGGATCGTTTTCTTCAAGTTGGAAGAGGACACTCCTGTCCCGTAAGGGAAATAGAATACCTGAACGCCCAAGTCTTTCAAATAATCATACTTGCCATACCAATCGTCTCCCACGACAAAAGCGTCGATATTCAGCTTTTTGACTATTTCGGAATGATCCAACGTATGTTGTGGAATGACAATATCGGGAGTTTTCAATGCTTCGATGATTTGCAGACGTTCCGTAAAAGGAATGATCGGCTTCGCCTTATAAGAAGACACCAATTCATCCGTACTCACCCCCACAATCAAAATATCCGCAAGGCTGCGGGCATAATTTATCATCCGAAGATGGTTGTAATGGAACATATCGAATGTTCCTGATGTATACACAATCGTTTTATCCTTAAACATAATACTTAATATCCTTTTGAAACCGCAAACTTACACAAACTTTTCCTATCAAAAAAAAAATGGCGGTAAAAAGGACTCTCGTCCTGATTCAGTTTGGGCATTCTCTCTCTCCGCCTCATATCCACAACTATATACTTAAGTAAAATACAAGAATGACACAACTTCAACTAACGAACGACTAAACAGGCTCTTACAACAAAAATACCTCTCTCTTACTTTTCGACTACGGACAAAAAAACAAAAACCATTTCCTGCTTTATCCATAAAGCAAGAAATGGTTTTTTAGTATTCAAATGACTTCCGGGCTTCTGGTTATTCGTCTTCCTCTTTTGTCAGGTCGAGCTTTTCATTGTCACCTCCTTTATCGAAATACTGCTTGCGCAGAGGGTTGGCTGTTGCCTCACGATAACGGATACGATTCCGGTAAATATCCAATGCAGCATATAGGGCCTGACGGAAAGATTCTTCAGAGGCCACATTCTGGCCGGCAATATCATAAGCCGTACCATGAGCCGGTGAAGTCCGTACGATTGATAGACCCGCCGTATAATTAACACCGTCATCCATCGCCAGCGTTTTAAACGGAGCCAAGCCCTGATCATGATACATAGCCAGTACACCATCGAATTTATCGTACACTTGCGAACCAAAGAAACCGTCAGCAGCATACGGTCCGAAAGACATTACTCCCTTCTTTTCTGCTTCCTGGATAGCCGGAATAATGATTTCTTCTTCCTCCTTACCTAACAATCCGGCATCTCCAGCGTGCGGATTCAAAGCAAGGACAGCTATACGGGGACGCACGATTCCGAAATCTTGCCTAAGTGACTGATTAAAAATACGCAATTTGGACACAATATCTTCAACGGTAATCTTTGATGCGACCTGTGCTAATGGGATATGTCCCGTTACCAAGGCAACGCGAAGATTATCTTTCATCAGAATCATCAATGCCTTTTTTCCCAAACCACCGAAACATTGTTCCAGATATTCTGTGTGACCGGGAAAATGAAATTGTTCATTCTGTATGTTGTGCTTATTGATCGGAGCCGTTACCAATACATCCACCGCACCGCGTTTCAAGTCGGTAACGGCAGCCTCCAAAGCCAGATAAGCGGCTTCACCGGCAGCAGTTGTAGATTGACACAACTCTACTTTAGTCTCGTCATCCACACAGTTGATAATATTCACCCGGTTTGCCCCGGCATCTTCAGCCTGTGCAATGATGCTTAAATTCACAGCAGGCAATTCCAAGACCTTCCGGTGATAAGCGGCAATCTTTGACGAGCCGTAAATGACCGGCGTGCAAAGTTCGGCTATACGAGTATCCGACAATGTTTTCAGTATCACCTCGTAACCGATACCATTTATATCTCCATGGGTTATGCCCACCTTAACCAATCGTTCTTCCATATATTTTGATTTATGATTTATGATTTATGATTTATTCCATCGCTGCTCTAAATCACAAACCACAAATCTTTTGTTACTTTTCTTCGGAAACATCCAGTTTCTCTACCTGTGTTTCTTCAAATTCACCAGGCAGACGCAAGGTATACAATGCAGATTCGATACGGCGGATAAAATTGCGCTTATCCGTCTCCGGGGCGAATACAAAGCCTTCAACGACTACAACCCGGTTGTTCTTTTCGTCCAAACGTGCATGACTGACAAATGGTCCTCCCATCATATCGCCTTTCATATGCCATAAACCGCGCAACACACCACAATATTTACCATTTACCGTTGTCGGATTATAAGTTACCCAAGCTGTATCCGTAGCCATATAAGATCCGGGAAACGTCCCCGGCATATTCAGCTTCATGACAGAGTCACGTTTTGCAATCAGATAGTCGGCTGTGAAAGTATCAGCATCCTTATATGGGAAATCATAGACAACAATATCCGTACGCCCAGTATTGGCATTATTGGAAGCCCAGAAAAAGCCGGTCGTGTCACGGAAATAGGTCATATTTGCCGGAGCACTCAACATGACGTTAAAACGGTCCTTCACGTGATCCATAACCACCGGACTATGTTCCTTCTCCAATTGTCCGATCGTACGGTTTCTTTCGCACTTGGTAAAAAATTCCACTATGTTCCGCGGATGAGCCTTTACGTATTCAAGAATGGCTGCATCGTCAGGAGCTGTCAATGTCATCACTACCTGACCTTTCGCCCAACGATTATTCTCATAGTTCAGTGAAACTTTCGTATACTGAGACTTATCTATCCTAACAATCAAAACATTGCGCACATATGTTAACAAACCGTTAAACTGGTCAGGAGTCACATAGGTGATCTTAAAGGCAGGTTCAGCCTGTGGCAATCCTGGAATATCGGAAGTCAATTCGGCTTTGATAGCCTTTCCGGCAGGAGCATCCCAATCAGCTTTATCCATCGTCACAACAATTTCATAGGCGAAACCGGTAGCATTTCTCATCACTGGGCCCGAACTACATGCTCCCATAATGACAAGAAGCATTAAAAAGCTGATCAATAAAGAATGTGTTTTCATACCCGTTTATTTTTTTTGTTATACAAATATAGCTTCTTTTCCCTCAAAAGAAACCATTTCTATTCTTTTTGTTGTTTCTTCGCCGTAGAAAGCATCCCGCATGCGGCAAATATATCTTCTCCTCGTGATGCTCGGATCGTACAAACGATACCGGCTGCATTCAACGTGTCCCGGAACGCCTCCATTCTTGCCAAGTCCGAACTTTCCAACGACACATTAGGGATTGCATGAAAACGGATCAGATTGACTCTGCAGGGAACTTTATCTAATAAACAAACCAAAGCCTTCGCATGTTGAAGATCATCATTCAAATTTTTAAAAACAATGTATTCGAATGAAACACGACGTTGATGCGTAAAATCATATTGCTTGATCGTCTCGATAATATCACACGCAGGAAAAGCCTTTTCAACCGGCATCAAAGATCGCCGTTCGTCCGGATAAGGCGAATGCAAGCTGACAGCCAAATGGCAGTCACTCTCTTCAAGAAACCGTTTTAACCCTTTGGCTACCCCTATAGTCGAAACCGTGATTCGCTTCGGACTCCAGGCGTATCCATAAGAGGCGGTCAAGATTTCCAATACTTTGAACAGTTCATCCACATTGTCCAGAGGTTCGCCCATTCCCATAAAAACGATATTAGTCAATTCTTCCGTTTCCGGCAAGGATTGTATCTGGTTCAGAATCTCATTAGCTGACAAATTCTTGGTAAACCCCTGTTTACCGGTCATACAGAAAAGGCAATTCATTTTACATCCGACCTGGGAGGAAACACACAATGTCGCCCTGTCTTCCGTCGGAATGTACACGGATTCAACAAAATTACCAGGACCGGCAGGATACAAATACTTGATCGTCCCGTCCACCGACTTCATCAAGTCGGAAGGAGGTACGGCCCCCACCTCAAAGTTTTTCTCCAACAAGGCACGTTTCGCCGAGGCTATATTCGTCATCGCTGCAATAGAAGTCACTTTTTTTTTATACAGCCAGTCAGCCATCTGCTTAGCTGCATAGCCTGGAAGTCCGGCTTCAAAAGCCACTCCTTTCAGTTCATCCAAAGTCATTCCCAATAAACGTCTTTTCTCATTCATGATCCTTCTTGTGTTTCTTTCATGCAAAGATATAAAAAAACCGCCAATCGGTTGCGATTGGCGGTTCCCTATAATGGACGGCAGTCTCTCCTGCCGCAAACAGTTCAACGATCAATAAAAGCGGATACGGTTATCTTCCACATCAGCTTTGTTAACCAATGACTGAATAGCCTGGAAACCAAAACGGTAAGCATTAGAAGCATCCAATGCTTTGATTTCAGCAGCTTCGTCATAATTCTTGGCGTCCTTGTTCTGTTCGTATACCTTGAACACATATACACCGTTGTTGCCGACAACCGGAGCGCTCAACTGATCTTTCTGAGCCAAGGAAACCATTGCATTCAACTTCGGCTCAACCCCGATACCTGCGATACGGCGTGTTGCAAAGCTAACGAACTTAACAGAATCTGCAGAAGAATTCATAGCCTGAGCATAAGCATCGACAGAACTCAGATTTTTAGCAGACAGGTCTTGTGCGATCTTTTCACCCTTCTTCTGAGCGATCAACTCTGATTTCAACATCGGAGTAACAGATTCCAAAGAACGATAACCTTCCGGCAACGTACCCTGAATAGCTGCGATCACAAACTTATCGTCACATTCAAAAATTTCAGAAATATCGCCTTTGTTGTTCTGGAACGCCCAACGGATTACCGGACGGGAATTCTTGATAGAACCCAGCAACTGGTCGTTAGCAGTTACTGTCACATTTGACAACAAGTTGTAACCGGCCTCTTTAGCGGCATCATCCAATTTATCTATATTCTGGTTCTTTGAAATGAACTGGTTCAATTCATTATAGATGTTACCATAAGTCTTTGTACTCGGAGATACGGTCATATCAATATCTGCTACTTTGTATTTGTCTACATTTGTAGTCTTATCGGTAACTTTGATGATATGTGTACCATACAAAGATTTTACAATTGAATAGTCATTGACCGGAGTCGAGAAAACAGCTTTTTTGAAATCATCATTTACACCTCTCAAAGCTGTCGCTTCAGTAAACCAGCCCAGTTCACCCCCTTTTTCAGCAGCCTGGTCAGCTGAATATTCCTTTGCCAAGGCAACAAAGTCACCACCTTTCTTCAGTACATTCAACAAACTATCGGCTTTTGCTTTGATAGCAGCTTCATCGCCTGTATTTGCCAACATAATATGACTGACCTTCACAGAGTCAGGAGCAACGGTTTTATCGACCAACTTAAACAATCTGTATTTATCGTTTTCAAAAACAGGGCCGTATACGTCACCAACATTTGCAGTCTTTACAAATTGCTTCATTTCAGGATCCAATGCATTCTCTGTAAAGAAAGCGTCCATATAAGGTATTTCAGAATTTTCCGTCACCAAATCAGCCACTTTTTCAGAAGTAGCCAACTCGCTCTTCAAAGATTCGATTTCAGCACTTGCTTTGTCGTAGTCTTCTTTGCTCGGACGGATATCGACAGCGATATATTTGATTACTTTTCCTTCTTTCTGCTTGAACAACTCCTTACGCTGATTGTACAGCTTTTCGATATCACTCTTGCTTACCTGTATAGTTGAATCAGGAATAGAAGCATAAGATTGCATTGCATAAACGATATCAGAGCTTACAGCCGAGCCATCGAAAGCATCTTTTGCATCCAGTTTGTTGGCAGAAACAGCCTTACTCAACAG from Parabacteroides merdae ATCC 43184 includes the following:
- a CDS encoding DUF4837 family protein, giving the protein MKTHSLLISFLMLLVIMGACSSGPVMRNATGFAYEIVVTMDKADWDAPAGKAIKAELTSDIPGLPQAEPAFKITYVTPDQFNGLLTYVRNVLIVRIDKSQYTKVSLNYENNRWAKGQVVMTLTAPDDAAILEYVKAHPRNIVEFFTKCERNRTIGQLEKEHSPVVMDHVKDRFNVMLSAPANMTYFRDTTGFFWASNNANTGRTDIVVYDFPYKDADTFTADYLIAKRDSVMKLNMPGTFPGSYMATDTAWVTYNPTTVNGKYCGVLRGLWHMKGDMMGGPFVSHARLDEKNNRVVVVEGFVFAPETDKRNFIRRIESALYTLRLPGEFEETQVEKLDVSEEK
- the pdxA gene encoding 4-hydroxythreonine-4-phosphate dehydrogenase PdxA; its protein translation is MEERLVKVGITHGDINGIGYEVILKTLSDTRIAELCTPVIYGSSKIAAYHRKVLELPAVNLSIIAQAEDAGANRVNIINCVDDETKVELCQSTTAAGEAAYLALEAAVTDLKRGAVDVLVTAPINKHNIQNEQFHFPGHTEYLEQCFGGLGKKALMILMKDNLRVALVTGHIPLAQVASKITVEDIVSKLRIFNQSLRQDFGIVRPRIAVLALNPHAGDAGLLGKEEEEIIIPAIQEAEKKGVMSFGPYAADGFFGSQVYDKFDGVLAMYHDQGLAPFKTLAMDDGVNYTAGLSIVRTSPAHGTAYDIAGQNVASEESFRQALYAALDIYRNRIRYREATANPLRKQYFDKGGDNEKLDLTKEEDE
- a CDS encoding adenylyltransferase/cytidyltransferase family protein; this translates as MFKDKTIVYTSGTFDMFHYNHLRMINYARSLADILIVGVSTDELVSSYKAKPIIPFTERLQIIEALKTPDIVIPQHTLDHSEIVKKLNIDAFVVGDDWYGKYDYLKDLGVQVFYFPYGTGVSSSNLKKTIHDSYEANLKSQRQSKPESVKGFGEKE
- a CDS encoding peptidylprolyl isomerase — its product is MATLEKIRSKAGLLVLVVGVALFAFIIGDFLNSGSTYFRQSQETVAEVDGEVIKIQEFQDRVDEMTEMYKMQTGSTSLPEEYQTQIRQSVFDGMVQDIVLNEATSELGMGVGPEELFDMVQGENISPMIQQMQMFVNPQTGAFDKTALLNFLKTIDDDNIANYPADQQAQLLQGRQFWMFWEKNIKRQRLEQKYTTLLSKAVSANKLDAKDAFDGSAVSSDIVYAMQSYASIPDSTIQVSKSDIEKLYNQRKELFKQKEGKVIKYIAVDIRPSKEDYDKASAEIESLKSELATSEKVADLVTENSEIPYMDAFFTENALDPEMKQFVKTANVGDVYGPVFENDKYRLFKLVDKTVAPDSVKVSHIMLANTGDEAAIKAKADSLLNVLKKGGDFVALAKEYSADQAAEKGGELGWFTEATALRGVNDDFKKAVFSTPVNDYSIVKSLYGTHIIKVTDKTTNVDKYKVADIDMTVSPSTKTYGNIYNELNQFISKNQNIDKLDDAAKEAGYNLLSNVTVTANDQLLGSIKNSRPVIRWAFQNNKGDISEIFECDDKFVIAAIQGTLPEGYRSLESVTPMLKSELIAQKKGEKIAQDLSAKNLSSVDAYAQAMNSSADSVKFVSFATRRIAGIGVEPKLNAMVSLAQKDQLSAPVVGNNGVYVFKVYEQNKDAKNYDEAAEIKALDASNAYRFGFQAIQSLVNKADVEDNRIRFY
- the rlmN gene encoding 23S rRNA (adenine(2503)-C(2))-methyltransferase RlmN, with amino-acid sequence MNEKRRLLGMTLDELKGVAFEAGLPGYAAKQMADWLYKKKVTSIAAMTNIASAKRALLEKNFEVGAVPPSDLMKSVDGTIKYLYPAGPGNFVESVYIPTEDRATLCVSSQVGCKMNCLFCMTGKQGFTKNLSANEILNQIQSLPETEELTNIVFMGMGEPLDNVDELFKVLEILTASYGYAWSPKRITVSTIGVAKGLKRFLEESDCHLAVSLHSPYPDERRSLMPVEKAFPACDIIETIKQYDFTHQRRVSFEYIVFKNLNDDLQHAKALVCLLDKVPCRVNLIRFHAIPNVSLESSDLARMEAFRDTLNAAGIVCTIRASRGEDIFAACGMLSTAKKQQKE